The following proteins come from a genomic window of Pseudomonas sp. WJP1:
- a CDS encoding RHS repeat domain-containing protein produces MPLLLISTHSLARIVDNGEQANINSGTVTDDYLPALGEDPLQRTTTTAGISATYDYDEQNARLKWTEENGLKLSREYFTNGEIKSETREQADAPPLSMYYHYSRQARLLKYTDVLEQVQTYVYKKLTGQLESTTLGTTTSKFCYNSLGQTVWIETVDGKQRLEIKLTYDDQGREVLREFDFGADQTQQLSQVYNEVDQLVQRILKEGETVLRDETYEYDVRGRLFVYQCSGTQQPVDPHNRPIEMQSFIFDEVDNLLRVDTWSPDTDNAPGGRNRANYTYSTDDPAQLIKVVSKFESDPEQTIYLDYDADGNLLHDEVGRSLGYDDLGRLISVSASPGEDPSDYRYDSLDKMASQSTGGSEQQRFYQGDNLVNLRDATNSSTFVTANGVVLAEHQAGAGPKSLLLASDDKNSVLRELGQGLANDIAYSAYGHGSSEQPVSARLGYNGELRETQTGCYLLGDGYRAFNPFFMRFQSPDSWSPFGKGGLNAYMYCLGNPIKHKDPSGHSVIAIVLGLAAAGGAVWSFKEGNEVVGAFATVASVALLFVGVSMQAKGGAKTRISTPRGASSRSGSAIIPAPGPVPMRAPRPSSSLSSSSSSSSPSPSQVPSPTLPPRQRRGAVVDTESSRLKRRENALQPEMSSDESQVLAEFKFLDDFRYDGTLMQTTIRQT; encoded by the coding sequence ATGCCCTTGTTGCTGATCAGCACGCATTCGCTCGCCCGGATTGTCGATAATGGCGAGCAGGCCAATATCAACAGCGGTACCGTGACCGATGATTACCTTCCTGCCTTGGGCGAGGATCCGCTACAACGCACGACCACCACCGCCGGCATTTCTGCGACCTACGACTATGATGAGCAAAACGCTCGCCTGAAGTGGACTGAAGAAAACGGTCTTAAACTTTCCCGGGAATACTTCACCAACGGTGAGATTAAAAGCGAAACCCGGGAACAGGCCGATGCACCGCCGCTCAGCATGTACTACCACTACAGCCGCCAGGCTCGGTTGCTGAAGTACACCGATGTCCTTGAACAGGTTCAAACCTATGTCTACAAAAAACTGACCGGCCAGCTTGAAAGCACGACACTGGGCACCACGACTTCGAAGTTTTGTTACAACAGCCTGGGCCAAACCGTATGGATTGAAACCGTCGACGGCAAGCAGCGTCTGGAAATCAAGCTGACGTACGATGACCAAGGGCGTGAAGTGCTGCGCGAGTTCGATTTTGGCGCTGATCAGACTCAACAACTGAGCCAGGTCTACAACGAGGTGGACCAGTTGGTACAGCGCATATTGAAGGAAGGGGAGACGGTGCTGCGTGACGAAACCTATGAGTACGATGTTCGCGGACGCCTGTTCGTTTACCAGTGCAGCGGCACTCAACAGCCTGTGGATCCTCACAACCGGCCTATCGAGATGCAGTCGTTTATATTCGACGAAGTGGATAACTTGCTGCGGGTGGACACGTGGTCGCCAGACACCGATAACGCCCCCGGTGGCAGAAATCGTGCCAACTATACCTACTCCACAGACGACCCGGCTCAGTTGATCAAGGTGGTCAGTAAATTCGAGAGCGACCCCGAACAGACGATCTACCTGGACTACGATGCCGATGGCAACTTGTTGCATGACGAAGTTGGACGCAGCCTTGGTTACGACGACCTTGGCCGTTTGATCAGCGTCAGCGCCTCGCCTGGCGAAGACCCCAGTGATTATCGCTATGACTCGCTGGATAAGATGGCCAGTCAAAGCACGGGTGGTAGCGAACAACAGCGTTTTTACCAAGGCGACAACCTGGTCAACTTGCGTGATGCGACGAACAGCAGCACGTTTGTCACGGCCAATGGAGTCGTGCTCGCCGAGCACCAGGCAGGTGCTGGCCCAAAGTCCCTACTGCTGGCCAGTGATGACAAAAACAGCGTGCTGCGCGAGCTCGGGCAGGGGTTGGCGAATGACATCGCTTACTCGGCTTATGGGCATGGCAGTTCCGAACAACCGGTGAGTGCTCGATTGGGCTACAACGGCGAATTGCGGGAGACGCAAACCGGTTGTTATTTACTCGGCGATGGCTACCGGGCGTTCAATCCTTTTTTCATGCGGTTTCAAAGTCCGGATAGTTGGAGTCCGTTCGGGAAGGGAGGATTGAATGCGTATATGTATTGTTTGGGGAACCCGATTAAGCATAAAGACCCGAGTGGGCACAGTGTAATTGCGATAGTTTTGGGATTGGCTGCAGCAGGGGGCGCGGTCTGGTCGTTCAAGGAGGGGAATGAAGTCGTGGGTGCGTTCGCAACTGTTGCTTCGGTGGCTCTACTTTTTGTAGGTGTGAGCATGCAAGCCAAGGGCGGAGCCAAGACGAGAATCAGCACCCCCAGGGGGGCGAGTTCAAGATCGGGATCAGCCATAATACCAGCCCCAGGACCAGTCCCAATGCGAGCTCCGAGGCCAAGCTCAAGCCTGAGCAGCTCAAGCTCAAGCTCAAGCCCAAGCCCAAGTCAAGTGCCATCACCAACACTACCGCCAAGGCAAAGGCGTGGAGCAGTAGTTGATACCGAGAGTAGCCGATTAAAAAGGAGGGAGAATGCACTCCAACCTGAAATGAGCTCCGATGAATCTCAGGTGTTAGCTGAGTTTAAATTTCTAGATGACTTCAGATATGACGGTACTTTAATGCAAACAACTATTCGACAAACGTAG